A single window of Crassostrea angulata isolate pt1a10 chromosome 8, ASM2561291v2, whole genome shotgun sequence DNA harbors:
- the LOC128158393 gene encoding FMRFamide receptor-like — protein MMDDLNFLSPYFELNLDFLNHSLFNFSLASLNISLSEVYHDDSMYQRNLLMYYLMGICGMAVCAFGIIGNILSIIVLTRTCMKSSTYSYLTALSVSDLLFLILTMFILSRDSEKPNQEISWGKPFYIKLFPFVHPSAITFQVTSIWLTCAFTVDRYIMICHPFKAERWCKLSTARKTIVGVFVAGLLFNVIRFFEYESSEITVSTNDTNPRQLVIKLTDLGNSEEFREIVHSWLYLTCVAGIPFLSLLVLNIFLIHAVHESRKKGKQINAKEKRRNDTTIMLIGVVVIFLICQGPALISRMIWAFDYQKAFVSAPWYTFNEVSNFLVILNSAINIVPYYFFGKRFRSEFWKIFCKCLLTKEDIRNLTRKLSTSMHERQQSVVSQCENNDINQLQMFQKSKAFKKLVKKYKSVPIDEENENDIDNRPQTNGRHERNHLRVKFEPNGNCRAEIDLCDACQTKALL, from the coding sequence ATGATGGACGATTTAAACTTCCTCTCTCCTTATTTTGAACTGAACTTGGATTTCCTCAACCATTCTTTGTTCAACTTCAGTCTGGCTAGTCTCAACATCTCCCTCAGCGAGGTGTATCATGATGATTCGATGTATCAGCGGAATCTGTTGATGTACTACTTAATGGGAATATGCGGGATGGCGGTGTGCGCGTTTGGGATCATCGGAAACATTCTGTCAATTATTGTTCTGACCAGGACGTGCATGAAGAGTTCTACGTACTCATATCTGACGGCGCTGTCCGTTAGTGATTTATTATTTCTCATTTTGACGATGTTCATACTGTCACGCGACTCCGAGAAACCGAATCAGGAAATTTCATGGGGGAAACCCTTCTACATCAAACTGTTCCCATTTGTTCATCCTTCAGCCATTACATTTCAGGTGACGTCAATTTGGCTCACGTGCGCATTCACTGTTGATAGATATATCATGATATGTCATCCATTTAAAGCGGAGCGGTGGTGCAAGCTCTCAACGGCACGAAAAACGATTGTTGGCGTTTTCGTAGCCGGGTTATTATTTAACGTAATTCGTTTTTTCGAATACGAATCCTCAGAAATCACTGTCTCAACAAACGACACAAACCCTCGACAACTTGTGATAAAACTAACAGACCTCGGGAATAGCGAGGAGTTCCGAGAGATCGTCCATTCGTGGCTCTATCTGACCTGTGTGGCGGGAATTCCGTTCCTGTCCTTGTTAGTGCTCAATATCTTTCTCATTCATGCAGTACACGAGTCTAGGAAGAAAGGCAAACAGATCAACGCGAAGGAGAAGCGACGGAACGATACAACTATAATGTTGATTGGGGTAGTGGTCATCTTTCTGATCTGCCAGGGACCAGCGTTGATATCTCGCATGATATGGGCGTTTGATTACCAGAAGGCGTTCGTCTCGGCGCCGTGGTACACGTTTAACGAAGTTTCCAATTTCCTTGTCATTTTAAATTCCGCCATAAACATCGTTCCATATTACTTTTTTGGTAAGCGCTTCAGAAGCGAGTTTTGGAAGATCTTCTGCAAGTGTTTGTTAACGAAGGAAGATATTCGGAATTTGACCAGGAAACTTAGTACATCTATGCACGAACGCCAACAAAGCGTTGTAAGTCAATGCGAGAATAACGATATTAACCAGTTACAGATGTTTCAGAAATCCAAAGCGTTCAAAAAGTTAGTCAAAAAATACAAGTCAGTCCCAATAGATgaggaaaatgaaaatgacaTTGACAACAGGCCCCAAACAAACGGAAGACATGAACGGAACCATCTTCGAGTGAAATTCGAACCCAACGGGAACTGTCGAGCCGAGATCGACCTCTGTGACGCGTGCCAAACTAAAGCCTTATTGTGA